GACAGCGGTGGGGGAAGGAGAGAGTTGAACACAAAGCTTTGGCCTGCTGTCAGTGCAATGACTTCCGATCAATCAATTAGTTTTGAGGAAGACGACTTCTTTGTGTTTCCCACTTTTGTTGCCCTCCACTCGCTCTCCACATGGAACTCCTCCTGATGGCAGCTGCGCTTCTCCCAAGGACACGGCCACATCTTCAGAGCTTTCATCACCCTGCCGCATGCCAATCCACAGGCGCACTTGGAGTCGCCGTTTTATGTGGTGTTTTTGGGCGGATCCTTTGGTAATGCGGTTCGATTCTCGATTCTCGAGAAGTGCGCCCAGCACgagttaaaatttaatttagtgAAAATAATTTGCTTAGTCGTGCTGCAAAATTGCATAATTGTCAATGGCTGTGGCACGCCACTCCACTCTCTCACTCTGTAATGAGCGGTCTGCGGCGCCATTTTGTGGCACCATCACATCTGCATATTGGAAAATTATAGCTCTGAGCCCCGAATACGACGCCTGCCACATACCGAATCCGGAACACCGAATACCACTCTGCTCCTGGCCTTTGTTTGTCCTAAGCGCTTGGCTGCGGCTGCGCAGAAGTCCAAAAGCGCGTGGTTCGGGCGCATGGTGATGCGCAATGGGGGGCGATCGTTCTCGACGAGGTGACCTCCAGCCGAGCCACTGCGGCAAGGACCTGACTCGGAACTGGCAGGCAGTCTGCCGGCAAGCGAAACCAACAAAAGCAGTGCAGGTCTCGGGTTACAGAACCGAAGCTTCGAATACCCTTGCGATTTTGTGCGCTTGGTAAGAAACCCGTCGCCCATCAAGGATTGGCGTTCATCGGTTTAAAGCTTAAATCGTTCCGAAACCGAGTTATCCTgctaacaaatttaaattgtaaatattttttgtatctCTACAAATGCAGGGTGGTATCAGTGTATATTGGAAGTAACAATCAATGGTTGAactaattaatttataaatattatatctaTCACATGTAAACCTCGTGTAAATTACAAAATCACAGTTTTGCACAgtgtatatttaaaattattttactgTCACTCTTCAATTCGAGACCCGTATCAAGCACACTATTATTTTCAAAGTATAAAAATTGTGGTTTTTATGCTTATATATACGCATATATATTTCTAAAGaagtaatttaaattatataaatatttttaaacattgtCGCTCGCTAGCATCAATATTACCGACTGAATCTATATATTGTGCATAGAAAAGTTAAAGAGCGTTCTATTAGCAGTAAACTGTGTCTTTAATGACCAAATTGGCTAATCAAAACTTAAgataccaaaataaaataatcgcaaaaactaagaaaaaagttttttacacttaaagGGACCTTAACTTTACCGGAAAATTAAAGTTCCCTCGTAAAGCATCATcacgattttattttgttgtaaactggtgttatttaagttaaatttttattttggtaaAAATATGATCCTTATAGGGAGGAAATGAGGCATTTGTGATAAAACATTTGATTTCAGACCTAGCGAAAGCACGGAAACAAccatcatcattatcatcTTTTTTACTTTCCTTGTTGGGCTGCGTCTTGTAATGAGCTTCAAAACACGGGTTTTCATAATGATATAAAACGGATGAGGGGAATCGAAGAGGACAAGGCAAACCAACGGGCATTTGACATGCCAAAAAACACTTCTGTCACAGCGGCAGTGGCTCAGTGGAGAACAGCGCATCAAGTCCGTAGGGGGCGGCTCGACCACAAAAGCGTGCCATGCACTCGCACTCCCAGCCGACCGCCCGTTCTGCCTCGGCCGCACTGAAAAAATGTTCAATATAAtctgaaataaaatgtttaccaAAACATACTTTAAATTGTTGaattaatttacttttaattttaatttatttttagtcCTAGCACGAATAGGGGTGATATCGTCTTAGGTTAGAAGAGTTTTCTGCATTTCTGAAATAAAATgtgatattaaattttatagagGAAAACCAGTTTATGAgcaatcgtttttttttttaatttggttCTATTTAATTTCTCTATGCGTTTCTACCAACTAAAAAGTGTGCAGGCGCCTTTTGTATTGGCTCGCTGATTCGATTCGAGTTCGGTTCGCAAATTGAGCACCGCGTGCGCCCCGGCAATTATTTCGCTACAATAAACCCGATACGGAGCGATGGTCTATCTTCGATGGCTACCGCAAATGCGCACAGTAGCCAAGAAGTAGTTTGGctatttaatttcaattttactATGTTTTAACGTTCACTAAGATCCAGCGGCAGGTATCAAAGCGGtttagcttttatagttcttgcaaattaaattagcTCACTCTTTTCTGTGCGGATGCCTTTCACTAAGCTagctttaatattttatgattTTGTTTATCACTAACTTATTGTTAAACATTAAAGGAGAGAGACTGCAGTTAGTTAAGacttacaaatattattgcGAGTGGCAGTACACGTAGCGACGAAGGTGTAAATTGTTCAATGTACAGTACACCATCCGGCGGTCAAGATATCTGGTGACAGGATCATATCAAAATTATAATGTTAAATTTGTATGTTTGTGTATTTCAACATCTACTGCTTCAACGAAGGAATTGGGCATTTTGTCTAAAATTGTGAATTTGTTTTTTCGTATTTGTGGTGTGGTGCTATATAAGTACCTTCCACCCAGCGAAAATGTTAGTAAGGAATATTACTTGAGCTTTATGCGTCGTTTGGGTGGAGCAATTCGTCTAAAACGACCACAATTATGGGCAACAACAACTCTGGGTTCTTGCATCACGAAAATGCACCAGATCACATTTCACACGTCCTTCGTGACCATTTTGCCAAGAATTCGACACATTTCGTACTCGCCTGGTTTGGTGACTTCTGGCTATTCCCAAAACTAAAGGGACCACTCCGATTAAggagataaaaaaaaaatcgaagaaGGCAACCGGAGTGTTTGACATGTTTCGAGGATTGGAAAAAACGTTGGCATAAGTGTATTTTATCGAAAGGAGACTACTTTAAAGGGGATGAAATTGATTTGgaagaataaataaaataaatacttttcgATCTCAGTTGTATTTTATGTatgtttttacatttttacataTTACATGTACATTTAATCCCGAGCGGGGTATCTATACCCCATATCGCAGTAGCTTTAGAGATGCTTAATTTTTGacaagaaatttaaaaaaaatcggtTTACACCTTTTTTGGGTTAAACGACCTGAAGTACATAACATTTTAACACTATTTCCCCAATAAATTTTGGTCCGATCCAATTAAAGTTTTTGAAGTGtaatctaaaaaaattttacttttaaaaagtcgattgtttttttataaacctaTGTAATCCGTTAAGTAAGtcgaaaacatttttattgctttGGAAAGACCTCTGTCGGATGAAGCATTTTTGAATGCCAAGCGGCTGTCCCACCTTACACCTTGCCAACACTAATAATAATGgcttaaaaatacttttcgaGAACTTAGCatgcaaataatttttttgtcaAAGCCCATGATGTTTTACGTTGATTATCGTGTCCTtagattttaaattaattgcaatcatttgtttattaatGTCTTAATAATTAAGTAAGGTAAGGTAAGTTTTAACCCTTACAATTATTGTAAATCCGCCCACACTGTTGAGATAATATGTGAATAATAATATGTGAATTTTGGTAAGTAACATTATAATTATTGATTTTATCTGCCTAAAAATATGTTTGTGTTTTAAAATACcactttatttaatattgaaaTAGTGAAAAAAGGCTTGCGACGGGGATTTATTTGCCGACTTCGCCAAAAAAATGTCTgaaattaacaaatatattgtAATTTGTGTATACGCCAACTATTGTCTCTTTCTTGCATTTTTTGCATTAAGGTAAAAGACAACAAATGCGCTTTGAAAAAACTCACAGCTGTCCAAAATTTAATCATTCCATTTGTCAAGAGACTGTCGCTGGAGTCAGCTGTTTTATTTCACACCATGCAAACCTTTATATTGGAATTGCTGACCGATCGGATTACCATGTTTATCTTATTGCTGCCAAAGAAATAATCGGTTCAATATGGTCAATTTCtgtattaaaagaaaatgggCTGCTTAAAACTTTTCATATCGTATTCTTGTGTGTATTCTTCCTTATCAGGAAAAAAGGAGCTGTAAGGGTCAAAAATTAGTTTCAAAACATTTTCCCATATATGCGATCTTTCAAGGTTTGTTACAAAAAATGATTATTACGTTATCCACGCTTAGGGCCTTATGCACACACCCTAAATATCACAGCACACATTAAGTTCACTATAGTCTCcgaaatacatacatataacgAATACAATTAGCTTTGACTGTCTTATAACAAATAGCGCAGGAATCTGGccacataaataaaaaccagTTCCCTCTTTATTCTTAAACGCGCCTAAATGTGTGCAATCACTTAGATTTAAGGGACCTAAAACATTAGTATAGTGCAGAAATAAGGCTGCAGATACAGTATTACGTAGACGAGGAACAAGGTTAGCCATCTAGAAATAGTCTTTGTAAATAcgataatttattttaagtttagtttCCTTTCAGGTCACCAAGGTCCCTGAACAAAGGTCATCAGATCTGTATTAGGAAAATGGCGGTCGCCAGTCGCCACGTCATAACCTGTTGGCAGAAGATCCAACCAGGATCAGCTCATGCCCGGTAGCCCGAAGAATGGAACTACGACGCACACCACACCGTTCCGCCATCGACGATGCCATTTTCTCAGGTGAGTTCGTTCAGGGCATCTGTACTCGCTCCTCGCCTCAAATATCCTGCAGCTTCGCTGTGCATCCTTGTTATGCCGACACCGTGGCCATTTCGCGACTTTCTTAAGAGTTCTCCGGTCAAGAAAAACTTCGCGTAATTTAGTCCCACGACGATCGCTGTTGGCTGGACTGGCACCGACGAGTAATACCCCTTAAAAAGCAGCATTGGTTGCGAGTGCGCAGTAGCTTGTTCATTTTCATCAATTCAGTAATTCAGCTGTTTAGTTTAGGatttagtttaaaaaatatctttctATTTTTCGTCGTTTACCATGATTGTTTACGTTTTGCTCGTTAGGGGTGGTACTCTTTGTTTTTGTGAGACCCTAATTTATATCGATAGTTTATGGCGTGCACTGTGGGTAATGAATGATTGCGAAAATTGTCCTTTTAAACCAAAAAGTTAAAGTAGACACATTCTCAAAAGTAATCGTCCTTTCGCACACAAATTCCTGGGCTAATCCTATTCAGTCACGTATTTATGCAGTTTACAAGTAAAACATTAGGGCAATTTCCTTACAAGCGTTAACGTAACGCAGCTGAGAAAGCATTTTTGTGTTTGGTTCGGGATGCACCATAGACCAAGTGTCTTAAACTAGGGCTATTAAAACATAATGTAGGTACATAAATGTAGATATAAAAATTGCAAGAGCCAGGTATTAAAACcaaaacacaaaaagaaaacaaaacggACATTTTTTAGTGAACTGTTTAAATTCAagtttataaaataatctcTTTCCTTataaaattatcttttcacctcaatttttatttcctatttaaatttaaacattttgccATAAACTATCGCATAAAACATCGGGAGTAGGCCATGCGATACTTCCCCAGCGATCGCTGGTAACACTGAAAACGCAGCCCCTTATCGATACATCGATTGCCTTTGCGTATCGAAACATCGATTGGCCACAGCTGCTTGTGAATGAAAAAAGCGTAAAATCGAATCGTAAAACGAATTCGCGAAAGGCCATTGCCGCTCACCCCGCAGAACCAAAGGCCAGTGGATCGAGACGCCGAGAGAGCAGCGAGAAGGCCAGGAGACCCAAGGAGATCCTGCCGGGACAAAAACCAGTCGCTCGTCCTTTCCACCGGCACACAATGGAGCTACtatagtgtgtgtgtgcttgagTGCGAGAGTGCGGGCGTGTGTGTGCGTGGTTGTAGTAGTGGGCGAGTGCGTGTAGTAGTAGTACGAACGAGTGTTCGAGGCGACGgggaaaacaaaaagaaatctAGGTTTGCTCGAGACTTCGGCCGGAATCCCGGGCGACATGAGTGCGTAGAGGCGACGTTCGATAGCTGATGCGCTATCACCTGTTTCCGGCGCTGGAGGCAGTGCATCCCACCGGCGGAGTCGAAGGGCAATAGGGGACTACACAACCCGATTCCGACCCCGTAATGCTGCTGGCCGCAGCCGGTCTGCCGGCCTACGACGCCGGAAAGCTGGCCAGTAATGCCGGATCTGGCTCAGGCGTGGGCTCCGGCGGTGTGGGCACTCCCACGTCGTCCGCCTCCCGCCCTAGCGCAGCCAGTGCCCTGATGAAGACCCTGTCCGTGCGCCTGCACCGCGGCACTGAGTTCATCAAGGACACCGTCCAGAAGGCCCTGGTCATGTCCGCTCCCACGCCCGTGGTCCCAGCTCCCGCGCCAGCGCCCAAAATCCTGGACCACAGCCTCAAGCGCAAACTGAGCGGCGCTGGTGGACTAATGGGCTGCAGCAGCATTGGCAGCACAACCTCTTCCATCGCCGTCAGTTCCAGGAGCCACCACTACGCCCTGACCAGTCAGGCGCCATCGGCCCAGGGGCTTCCCCTGACCAGCCAAGTGCCCACAGCCGCCTTTCTGCGCGCCTACACGGTTGCTCCTACGGCCCTCCATCGATCCGCAGCCGCCCGCAAGCGCAATCCCAGCACCGACAGTCTGCTCATGGACCTGTGCCTCTTCAAGCCCATCCGGCCCATGCCCATAACGCCAATTAAAATGTGAGTATGCTCATATACTTGATAGTAATGATATTTGAGATGTTAATGCTCTCTCGTGCTCGAAACATTAGCCTTGTAGACATTATCCATTACGTTGTTACGGCtgtttttggaatttttttaCCTAACTAAAACCGACACTTTGATTTGTGTTGACAGGATCTGAAGAGTAACATTATATTTTCTGATTACACTGATGCGTTTCATAACTTAAGCCTTAAGTCTAGCAACGATGAGTGTTTCTTACTTCTTGACCTTTTTCCCAATACCATCATTCGATTTACCATGAATCCTGATATTATGTTTTGTTCATACTCAGGAGACCGGAACTTAATATCTATAAGCCTTTTGGTATTAGTTTTGAATGcaatcatatttttataattcagCATATTGCAATACTATTCAAAAGGTTTATTAACCCGACTTAACAGAATCAATTGTGCAATCGAGAATtatgtaaaataatttgaacTGCGATAAGAATAGCAAACAGGAACAGTattttgtaaattaaattgaGCAAAAACATATTACAAACGTATTCTATCGTTAACAGCCACAAATTCCGCGGCTTTGAACtgaaaaaaccaaaatttgtGCCCGCTGCGAATCCGGACAGCGAAgaggacgaggacgacgaCGAAGATGAGACAGTCCACAAACCAAAGCTCAGGTAAGTGGCCTCTCAAACACCTAAGTATCCCCCTAAGGAATGTATTTTCTATTAGCAACTTGACATTGCCAACAATTGAGGGATCGGCCTTCGTCCCGATGCCCTATATAGAAACCACCAACACCGCCATCACCGCAACTACCACCACTAACAGCAGGAGCAGATCGCGTTCCCTCAACACACACACCTCAGGCTCTGCCCAGGCCATTACCAACCCAAAGCCAAAACGTCGTCGTCGCGCTCCCATGCTGACGGCCAAAAGACGACGCAAGGCAGACGATACGGAATCAGCCTCTCCAGCGGACGGAGGAACTGAAGTAAAACCTCCCGCTAAGCGCAAGGCAACGGCAGCAAGTGGAGGAGCCAAGCGCTGCCGTGGAGCATCCATCACTGCACCCACGTCAGTGGATTTAATGCAATCTTCGGTACCGATTAAAGCTCCAACCAAACGCAAAGCATCCTGTGGGAGTGAAGCCGCTAAACGCAATCGTGGAGCTTCTGTGGTAGATGCCACTCCAATCACAACCCAATCCACCTCTTTAGCTGATCTAACTGTAACA
This region of Drosophila subpulchrella strain 33 F10 #4 breed RU33 unplaced genomic scaffold, RU_Dsub_v1.1 Primary Assembly Seq354, whole genome shotgun sequence genomic DNA includes:
- the LOC119560610 gene encoding uncharacterized protein LOC119560610 yields the protein MLLAAAGLPAYDAGKLASNAGSGSGVGSGGVGTPTSSASRPSAASALMKTLSVRLHRGTEFIKDTVQKALVMSAPTPVVPAPAPAPKILDHSLKRKLSGAGGLMGCSSIGSTTSSIAVSSRSHHYALTSQAPSAQGLPLTSQVPTAAFLRAYTVAPTALHRSAAARKRNPSTDSLLMDLCLFKPIRPMPITPIKIHKFRGFELKKPKFVPAANPDSEEDEDDDEDETVHKPKLSNLTLPTIEGSAFVPMPYIETTNTAITATTTTNSRSRSRSLNTHTSGSAQAITNPKPKRRRRAPMLTAKRRRKADDTESASPADGGTEVKPPAKRKATAASGGAKRCRGASITAPTSVDLMQSSVPIKAPTKRKASCGSEAAKRNRGASVVDATPITTQSTSLADLTVTASKTATKRKAATERGAAKRSRGSVALSARPSPPMTRQRARQQISASN